The DNA region TACTGCCAAGGTTGATATCGAGGTCACCTTTAAGAAGATCAAACTGAATGTTTTCCATGCAGGCAGCACAAAGTAGTCCTGTATCTCCCATGAAAAGCTTGAAAAGATTGTGTTTGCTGTTCAGTTCCAGCGGAAGCTGCGGTTCGGTAACGTTGTAGCACGGAAGAGCAACCCCGGCGTCTGAAAGCCATTCAAAGCAATTTTCATATCGAAATGTACGTGCGCTTTTTTCGATTTTAGAGAGAAGAAAACGTCTGTTTTTATCGTTAAGCTGAGAAGGTACACTATCAAATACCGCTTTGATTTTTATCTTGTCACCGCCGTATGAGTATTTGGAGATATCCTGACGATACTGTTCAAGAATCTCTTTCTGTTTTTCAATGACGATGTTTATATCATGAGTGGTTACATATGTGTTTACGATGTCCGGCATGCCGCCTACCACGATATATGTATAAAAAAGATTAAGCATTGTATTATGGACAGCATCAGATACAAAATTCATGTTATCATAGCATTCCTTAAGATAACTGATTGTTTTATCCTGTACTCCGTTTGCCACAATGAATTCTTCGAGATCCATAGGATACATGTAGTATATTTCTTCAAATCCCACAGGATATGATCTTACCTGATTATAGCGTACACCTAGCATTGAACCGGTTTCGATATAGTCAAACCTACCGTCTTCAACTAGGAATTTTATTGCAGTTCTTGCCTCAGGACATTCCTGAATTTCATCAAACAGTACAAGAGTTTTGCCGGGAGTCATTGGCTTACGAACATATGCGGTAAGATTAGTAATTATCGTATCTGCCGAAAGCTCACCTTCGAATATTCTGACAGCATTTTTATCAGCTATAAAATTGATCTCTACAAAATTTTCGTAGTTTTCTTTTCCAAACTGTCTCACAAGAGTTGTCTTGCCAATCTGCCTTGCACCAATTATGCAAAGAGCCTTTTTATCAGCAGAGTTTTTCCATTCGTTTAGCTTGTCCCATGCTTTTCGTTTAAACACAGTATCACCTCAGTTTTTGAATAATGTTGCACTTAACAATTCACGGTTTTATCGTATCTCACAACTATATTGTAACATTATTCTTAAGTTTTTTCAATACCTTTGTAACGTTTTTCTTAATTTTTCAGCATATGTTTGTAACGTTTTTCTGAGATATTTGATGTGAATCTGTAACGTTTTTCCGAAAACGATTCGAAAG from Ruminococcus sp. HUN007 includes:
- a CDS encoding ATP-binding protein, with the protein product MFKRKAWDKLNEWKNSADKKALCIIGARQIGKTTLVRQFGKENYENFVEINFIADKNAVRIFEGELSADTIITNLTAYVRKPMTPGKTLVLFDEIQECPEARTAIKFLVEDGRFDYIETGSMLGVRYNQVRSYPVGFEEIYYMYPMDLEEFIVANGVQDKTISYLKECYDNMNFVSDAVHNTMLNLFYTYIVVGGMPDIVNTYVTTHDINIVIEKQKEILEQYRQDISKYSYGGDKIKIKAVFDSVPSQLNDKNRRFLLSKIEKSARTFRYENCFEWLSDAGVALPCYNVTEPQLPLELNSKHNLFKLFMGDTGLLCAACMENIQFDLLKGDLDINLGSILENVMAQELKANGFGLYYFDSKRYGELDFITQNGMKVDLIEIKSGNDYKKHNALDRVRTVTEWKFGKATVFCKGNVEKDDVDYLPWYMIMFYTQQKPEHELKHEVDLSALDM